A region from the Drosophila bipectinata strain 14024-0381.07 chromosome 3R, DbipHiC1v2, whole genome shotgun sequence genome encodes:
- the LOC108127415 gene encoding uncharacterized protein isoform X1, translating to MQMEKFGFFQRTVLVLLLGLVLWAGTSHAARRLRKKPKVYNALITTDENLTSSRAYPVIQPTIHEPGYAPFGPYNPFGYYSPPLVRFGQPIVPGLSPNERLPYPLPSATQFPAGFAPYEPQQPMEQPPQEAPASLEPKEMSKEQMPLPLNEQGLPPVLIPLPSQYRGQPTHLPPYPYSQYPVIYDQAGYIRQNYLPPYDYYPTQGYPTREATPNAPTATPPMQEQEPEIQPLPLDNLEPVKPSFEDIRNGSASKNSAVPDVPPPPIPSGPKRPRPADPEN from the exons ATGCAAATGGAAAAG TTTGGATTCTTTCAGCGCACGGTTCTGGTTCTTTTGCTGGGATTGGTTTTGTGGGCGGGCACTTCGCACGCCGCCCGTCGTTTGAGGAAAAAGCCCAAGGTCTACAACGCCCTGATCACCACGGACGAGAACTTGACCTCCAGCCGGGCGTATCCCGTCATCCAGCCAACTATCCATGAGCCAGGATATGCGCCATTCGGACCGTACAATCCTTTCGGTTACTACAGTCCACCTTTGGTGAGATTCGGTCAACCGATTGTGCCTGGATTGTCCCCAAATGAGAGA ttaccCTACCCCCTTCCCTCGGCCACTCAATTCCCTGCTGGATTTGCTCCGTATGAGCCCCAACAACCTATGGAGCAACCTCCCCAGGAAGCTCCTGCCTCCCTAGAGCCCAAGGAGATGTCCAAGGAACAGATGCCACTGCCTTTGAACGAGCAGGGTCTTCCCCCcgtgctgattcccctgccatcCCAGTACAGAGGCCAACCCACTCACCTGCCTCCCTACCCCTACAGCCAATATCCTGTGATCTACGACCAAGCGGGTTATATTCGCCAGAACTACCTGCCGCCCTACGACTACTATCCCACCCAGGGTTACCCCACTAGGGAGGCTACACCAAATGCTCCAACCGCCACGCCGCCAATGCAGGAGCAAGAGCCAGAGATCCAGCCCCTTCCATTGGATAACCTGGAGCCAGTGAAGCCCAGTTTCGAGGACATTCGCAACGGATCAGCGAGCAAAAACAGTGCAGTTCCGGATGTCCCACCGCCACCGATACCATCGGGGCCGAAGCGTCCACGACCGGCGGATCCGGAAAACTGA
- the LOC108127419 gene encoding general odorant-binding protein 99b-like, with protein MKVLIVFLVGVAFVLAGPHHEHGHEGHYVVKSHDDLVSYRNACAEKVHASEDLVEKYKKWQYPDDAVTHCYLACVFEKFGFYDAEHGFDVHKVHMQLAGPSAHVDHSDEMHQKIAQCAESHKEGDSCAKAYHAGMCFMNANLRLVQHSVQV; from the coding sequence ATGAAGGTTCTTATTGTTTTCCTAGTGGGCGTGGCATTTGTCCTGGCCGGCCCCCATCACGAACATGGCCACGAAGGACACTATGTGGTCAAGAGCCACGATGATCTGGTGTCCTATCGCAACGCTTGCGCCGAGAAGGTCCACGCATCAGAGGACCTGGTGGAGAAGTACAAGAAGTGGCAGTATCCTGACGATGCTGTGACCCACTGCTACCTGGCTTGTGTGTTCGAGAAGTTTGGATTCTACGACGCCGAGCACGGTTTCGATGTTCACAAGGTGCACATGCAGCTGGCCGGACCCAGCGCCCATGTGGATCACTCGGATGAGATGCACCAGAAGATCGCCCAGTGCGCCGAGTCCCACAAGGAGGGCGACTCCTGCGCCAAGGCCTACCACGCTGGCATGTGCTTCATGAACGCCAATCTTCGCCTCGTCCAGCACAGTGTCCAGGTCTAG
- the LOC108127415 gene encoding uncharacterized protein isoform X2, protein MQMEKRTVLVLLLGLVLWAGTSHAARRLRKKPKVYNALITTDENLTSSRAYPVIQPTIHEPGYAPFGPYNPFGYYSPPLVRFGQPIVPGLSPNERLPYPLPSATQFPAGFAPYEPQQPMEQPPQEAPASLEPKEMSKEQMPLPLNEQGLPPVLIPLPSQYRGQPTHLPPYPYSQYPVIYDQAGYIRQNYLPPYDYYPTQGYPTREATPNAPTATPPMQEQEPEIQPLPLDNLEPVKPSFEDIRNGSASKNSAVPDVPPPPIPSGPKRPRPADPEN, encoded by the exons ATGCAAATGGAAAAG CGCACGGTTCTGGTTCTTTTGCTGGGATTGGTTTTGTGGGCGGGCACTTCGCACGCCGCCCGTCGTTTGAGGAAAAAGCCCAAGGTCTACAACGCCCTGATCACCACGGACGAGAACTTGACCTCCAGCCGGGCGTATCCCGTCATCCAGCCAACTATCCATGAGCCAGGATATGCGCCATTCGGACCGTACAATCCTTTCGGTTACTACAGTCCACCTTTGGTGAGATTCGGTCAACCGATTGTGCCTGGATTGTCCCCAAATGAGAGA ttaccCTACCCCCTTCCCTCGGCCACTCAATTCCCTGCTGGATTTGCTCCGTATGAGCCCCAACAACCTATGGAGCAACCTCCCCAGGAAGCTCCTGCCTCCCTAGAGCCCAAGGAGATGTCCAAGGAACAGATGCCACTGCCTTTGAACGAGCAGGGTCTTCCCCCcgtgctgattcccctgccatcCCAGTACAGAGGCCAACCCACTCACCTGCCTCCCTACCCCTACAGCCAATATCCTGTGATCTACGACCAAGCGGGTTATATTCGCCAGAACTACCTGCCGCCCTACGACTACTATCCCACCCAGGGTTACCCCACTAGGGAGGCTACACCAAATGCTCCAACCGCCACGCCGCCAATGCAGGAGCAAGAGCCAGAGATCCAGCCCCTTCCATTGGATAACCTGGAGCCAGTGAAGCCCAGTTTCGAGGACATTCGCAACGGATCAGCGAGCAAAAACAGTGCAGTTCCGGATGTCCCACCGCCACCGATACCATCGGGGCCGAAGCGTCCACGACCGGCGGATCCGGAAAACTGA
- the Pcd gene encoding pterin-4-alpha-carbinolamine dehydratase yields MLITTKHTQNVIKPNFQKVANLLASRLKPALSHGIAATTGLADGGSAGERSRLRSELSFNFTRSSSKISFLYTPAARAAATGGGSINLRRFYSSHIKTQTTTTTSKKRKMVVRLNEQERAEKLQPLLDAGWTLVEGRDAIFKQFVLKDFNQAFSFMTGVALLAEKINHHPEWFNCYNKVEVTLSTHDVGGLSSQDIRMATYLETQANLLK; encoded by the exons ATGTTAATTACAACTAAACACACTCAGAATGTGATTAAGCCGAACTTTCAGAAAGTTGCAAATCTACTTGCCAGCCGCCTCAAACCCGCTTTATCTCATGGCATTGCAGCAACAACAGGGTTGGCTGACGGTGGGTCCGCGGGGGAGAGGAGCCGTTTGAGAAGCGAACTGAGCTTTAATTTTACGCGCAGCAGTTCAAAAATCTCATTTCTGTATACGCCAGCAGcgagagcagcagcaactggtGGTGGCAGCATAAATCTACGGAGATtctatagctcccatataaaAACACAAACCACAACAACCACATCGAAAAAACGCAAAATGGTG GTACGCCTAAATGAACAGGAACGGGCTGAAAAGCTGCAGCCCCTTTTGGACGCCGGCTGGACCTTGGTCGAGGGGCGCGATGCCATTTTCAAACAGTTCGTCCTGAAAGACTTTAACCAGGCTTTCAGCTTCATGACCGGAGTGGCTCTGCTGGCGGAAAAAATCAACCACCATCCCGAGTGGTTCAACTGCTACAACAAGGTGGAAGTGACACTGTCCACCCACGATGTGGGTGGCCTCAGTTCCCAGGACATTCGCATGGCTACCTACTTGGAGACTCAGGCcaatttgttgaaataa
- the Kul gene encoding uncharacterized protein Kul, with product MSWLLLGLPLLGVLWLLWLPGELLAIPTPLKLPGYTHKLTPYIKHWEAANFDREVLQAAQIRHLEQARYRKKRQVDPSTSSGLAHTIRLNFSAHDRDFRLVLRQQPHSVFAHDVEIENTLGPIDYDVSRIYTGSLEDDEAAHVQAILTSDNLLDGTIETQAEHYYIEPAQRYSQQLAESGVHSIVYKLSDVNMQKEQFTGGGVSSATPAKTHCASEKLRKKRWLPEELAMSDGPAPTYNRNPPLPLDLEVPYNDDFRVLASEEDKSEESPPRKHPTTSTTRSTGRSTESFLATLTKPTSNRNILVNNYNPSNVGEGSRSYNTNSNNNNNNNNNNNNNNVRKLYTKHKNIIVSTYNRPIEPEFGTPYEEPNNNGSSGNLPSNFFNANWTTLFLGNNNNGNDRPSHKTHVEIITKNGATKKPNIIVNNYNPEIIFAPNPHNPSFNTMLMTNLLSGRGDDIHSSPRLLYDRKTTCMLYLQADHTFFQKMGSDEASIEAITRHVQRANSIYRNTDFNNDGKPDNITFMIKRIKVHNMNAMKDPSYRFPGNYGVEKFLELFSEEDYDAFCLAYMFTYRDFEMGTLGLAWTGDLKNAGGVCEKNGHYRGSLKSLNTGIVTLLNYGKHVPPAVSHVTLAHEIGHNFGSPHDPEQCTPGGEDGNFIMFARATSGDKKNNNKFSTCSLKSIEPVLNAKARSMKGCFTEPQSSICGNGVVEPGEQCDCGWEEDCKDSCCFPMSRQPRLDETPCTLTPHARCSPSQGPCCTTDCKLKFGDKCRDDNGCRDPSFCDGRVPQCPPSVNKPNKTICNKEFVCYMGDCTGSICLAYGLESCQCIPGPQDDRIKSCELCCKLPGEDNPCRSSFEWNEAPFDVPDMYSKPGTPCNDYNGYCDVFQKCREVDPSGPLATLRKLLLSEESIATFKKWMQENWYTVALAAIGVIMLMALSTKLLAKRSNLKLKSVTIIHSATTETVRLPENNNGVIVHTAVRTKVPFKKKVRGERSKKPGAGAGIGAVTGASATAGIASRGANKISSTAEPKKSTRSQAIAKKKSLEEEPKKSNKKLGKHMKEIIDYSHRNNNGDDASNLSTTNNHTNTFGKVQKWLLESPIVAQPLSHIEHSSRVRKVMSKSQSTPERLVQKTPQKTKSMGNLSNEKVKLQVVYKPPFKFSLKLSKKPKVKTHVVGGRPKRNQKASTRPAGPSTSKDISLRAKRSALLLCNEAEDDNQILTLNEPNYETLKPPTPPRSMEHCYENVDMQAEASASTSNSKPSSSSKVAPSSQNRGSLEAAPPAVPVPAQRSSYRRSNSLSAHNPFAAAPRRSSSKASGSVNLTRNFGSTQNLINLSQNLAKTKKRSSLNLKANGSGAARSGKDPPTPAAASPQKRSSSNANLRRDSSASSSKAAPVPPTRSSRNSFSNIPRASLGGGNGNTTNPGAPPSFSRQSSSSTATSSSSNTPGVNAGVALQQSASTSAMQRQPAAQPMRRSLHNFRARPGAPTASATGRSGGAAAAAVAASAAPSTENNELPSDLEVAISDVENLVS from the exons ATGAGCTGGCTGCTCCTGGGGCTTCCGCTCCTGGGGGTCCTGTGGCTCCTCTGGCTGCCCGGCGAGCTGCTGGCCATTCCCACGCCGCTGAAGTTGCCAG gctacacccacaagctaacCCCCTACATCAAGCATTGGGAGGCGGCGAACTTCGATCGCGAGGTGCTGCAGGCAGCACAAATCCGACATCTGGAACAGGCTCGCTACCGGAAGAAGCGCCAAGTGGACCCCAGCACATCGAGTGGACTGGCTCACACCATTCGCTTGAATTTCTCCGCCCACGACAG AGATTTTCGCCTTGTGCTGCGTCAACAGCCTCATTCGGTGTTCGCCCACGATGTCGAGATCGAGAACACTCTCGGTCCCATCGACTACGATGTCTCGCGGATATACACGGGCAGCCTGGAGGATGACGAGGCAGCTCACGTGCAGGCCATTCTGACCAGCGATAACCTCCTGGATGGGACGATAGAGACCCAGGCGGAGCACTATTACATCGAGCCAGCGCAGCGTTACTCACAGCAGCTGGCCGAGAGTGGAGTCCACAGCATAGTCTATAAGTTAAGTGATGTAAATATGCAGAAGGAGCAGTTCACTGGCGGAGGTGTTAGTTCCGCGACGCCTGCGAAGACGCACTGCGCCAGTGAAAAGCTGAGAAAAAAGCGATGGCTGCCAGAGGAG TTGGCCATGTCAGATGGTCCGGCACCCACGTATAATCGCAATCCGCCCCTGCCATTGGATTTGGAGGTGCCCTATAATGACGACTTCCGCGTACTGGCCTCCGAGGAGGACAAGAGCGAGGAATCGCCGCCGAGAAAGCACCCGACTACATCCACGACCAGGAGCACAGGGCGCAGTACGGAGAGTTTTCTGGCCACGCTGACGAAGCCCACGTCGAACCGCAATATACTTGTAAATAACTACAATCCCTCCAATGTCGGCGAGGGCAGTCGCAGCTATAATACCAAcagcaataataataacaataacaacaacaacaataacaataacaatgtgCGAAAGTTGTATACAAAGCACAAGAACATCATTGTGAGCACATACAATCGGCCCATCGAGCCGGAATTTGGAACGCCATACGAGGAGCCCAATAACAATGGAAGCAGTGGGAACCTGCCCAGCAACTTCTTCAACGCCAACTGGACAACGCTCTTCCTgggaaacaacaacaatggcaacgATCGGCCCAGCCATAAGACGCACGTTGAAATCATCACCAAGAACGGAGCTACCAAGAAGCCGAACATCATAGTGAATAACTACAATCCGGAGATTATATTCGCCCCCAACCCGCACAATCCGAGCTTCAACACCATGCTCATGACCAATCTGCTGAGCGGTCGGGGAGATGATATTCACAGTTCGCCAAGGCTGCTCTACGACCGGAAGACCACTTGTATGCTATATTTACAGGCGGATCACACATTCTTCCAGAAAATGGGTTCGGATGAGGCATCCATTGAGGCCATAACGCGCCATGTGCAGCGGGCGAATTCCATTTACCGGAACACCGACTTTAATAACGATGGGAAGCCGGACAACATCACCTTCATGATTAAGCGCATCAAAGTGCACAACATGAACGCCATGAAGGATCCCAGCTATCGGTTTCCCGGCAACTATGGCGTGGAAAAGTTCCTGGAACTGTTTTCGGAGGAGGATTACGATGCCTTTTGCCTGGCCTATATGTTTACATACCGGGACTTTGAGATGGGTACCTTGGGCCTGGCCTGGACCGGTGACCTGAAGAACGCTGGTGGAGTGTGCGAGAAAAATGGGCATTACCGGGGATCCCTGAAATCCCTAAACACAGGAATAGTCACATTGCTAAACTATGGCAAGCATGTGCCGCCTGCCGTTTCCCACGTGACCCTGGCCCACGAAATAGGCCATAATTTTGGATCACCG CACGATCCTGAGCAGTGTACACCTGGTGGCGAAGACGGAAACTTCATTATGTTCGCCCGTGCGACCTCCGGTGACaagaagaacaacaacaaattcaGTACCTGCTCCTTGAAGTCCATAGAACCTGTGCTAAACGCCAAGGCCAGGTCGATGAAGGGTTGCTTCACCGAACCGCAGTCCTCGATTTGTGGCAATGGAGTGGTGGAGCCGGGGGAGCAGTGCGACTGTGGCTGGGAGGAAGACTGTAAGGACTCCTGCTGTTTTCCCATGTCGCGTCAGCCTAGGCTGGACGAAACCCCCTGCACGTTGACTCCCCATGCCCGGTGCAGTCCTTCCCAAGGACCTTGCTGCACAACTGACTGCAAGCTGAAGTTTGGCGACAAGTGTCGGGATGACAACGGCTGTCGGGATCCTTCCTTCTGCGATGGCCGAGTTCCCCAATGCCCTCCGTCTGTTAACAAGCCCAATAAGACGATTTGCAACAAGGAATTCGTTTGCTACATGGGCGACTGCACGGGCAGCATCTGTCTGGCTTACGGCTTGGAATCTTGTCAGTGCATCCCCGGACCACAAGACGATCGCATCAAATCCTGTGAGCTGTGCTGCAAGCTGCCGGGCGAAGATAATCCGTGCCGGAGTTCTTTCGAGTGGAATGAAGCTCCCTTCGATGTGCCTGATATGTACTCCAAGCCGGGAACTCCCTGCAATGATTACAATGG GTACTGCGATGTCTTTCAGAAGTGCCGCGAAGTGGATCCCTCGGGTCCTCTGGCGACTCTGCGTAAGCTTTTGCTTTCCGAGGAGAGTATCGCCACTTTCAAGAAGTGGATGCAGGAGAACTGGTACACAGTAGCACTGGCGGCCATCGGAGTCATTATGCTTATG GCTCTGAGCACAAAGCTGCTGGCGAAACGCTCGAATCTGAAGCTTAAATCTGTGACAATTATCCACAGTGCCACTACGGAGACAGTGCGACTTCCAGAAAACAACAATGGAGTCATAGTTCACACAGCCGTGAGGACCAAGGTACCATTCAAGAAGAAGGTGCGTGGAGAACGTAGCAAGAAACCAGGAGCCGGAGCTGGAATAGGAGCTGTGACAGGGGCCTCTGCAACTGCTGGAATTGCTTCTCGGGGAGCCAATAAAATCAGTTCCACTGCGGAGCCAAAGAAGTCAACACGGTCCCAGGCAATAGCCAAGAAGAAATCCCTCGAGGAAGAGCCGAAAAAATCCAACAAGAAACTGGGCAAGCACATGAAGGAAATTATAGACTACTCACACCGCAACAACAATGGGGACGACGCCTCTAATCTCTCCACGACCAACAACCACACCAACACCTTCGGCAAGGTTCAAAAGTGGCTACTGGAGTCGCCCATAGTGGCGCAGCCCTTGTCCCATATCGAGCACAGCTCCCGAGTTCGCAAAGTTATGAGCAAATCGCAATCGACGCCGGAGAGATTGGTGCAGAAGACTCCCCAGAAAACCAAGTCCATGGGAAATCTATCCAACGAGAAGGTTAAGCTGCAGGTGGTCTACAAACCACCGTTCAAGTTTTCATTGAAATTGTCCAAGAAACCGAAAGTTAAAACCCACGTGGTTGGCGGTCGTCCAAAGCGAAACCAGAAGGCGAGTACCCGACCAGCAGGGCCGTCCACCTCAAAGGATATTTCTCTGCGAGCCAAGAGGAGCGCCCTGTTGCTCTGCAACGAGGCGGAAGACGACAACCAGATCCTCACCCTCAACGAGCCCAACTACGAGACCTTAAAACCACCCACGCCTCCGCGCTCGATGGAGCACTGCTATGAGAATGTGGACATGCAGGCAGAGGCTTCAGCTTCCACTTCGAACTCGaagcccagcagcagcagcaaggtGGCGCCCAGTAGCCAAAATAGAGGCAGTTTGGAGGCAGCTCCCCCAGCGGTACCAGTTCCTGCTCAGCGCAGCTCCTACCGGCGATCCAACTCCCTCTCAGCTCACAACCCCTTTGCGGCGGCTCCGCGTCGAAGTAGCAGCAAGGCTAGTGGATCCGTGAATCTCACGAGAAACTTTGGCAGCACCCAGAACCTGATCAATCTAAGTCAAAATCTGGCGAAAACCAAAAAGCGCAGTAGTCTCAATCTGAAAGCCAACGGCAGTGGAGCAGCTAGAAGCGGGAAAGACCCTCCAACACCTGCGGCGGCATCACCCCAGAAACGCTCCTCTTCTAATGCCAATCTTCGAAGGGATAGTAGCGCTTCCAGTTCCAAAGCCGCGCCAGTCCCTCCGACAAGAAGCTCACGGAACAGCTTCAGCAACATTCCAAGAGCCAGTTTAGGGGGAGGAAATGGTAACACCACTAACCCAGGGGCTCCGCCTAGTTTTTCGCGCCAATCTTCCAGCAGCACGGCCACCAGCAGCTCCTCGAACACGCCAGGAGTAAACGCCGGAGTGGCATTGCAGCAATCCGCCTCGACGAGCGCCATGCAACGTCAACCAGCTGCACAACCAATGAGGAGAAGTCTTCACAATTTCCGGGCACGCCCAGGAGCACcaacagcatcagcaacaGGAAGATCAGGCGGAGCAGCCGCAGCCGCAGTAGCAGCATCTGCAGCACCATCAACAGAGAACAACGAACTGCCTTCGGATCTAGAGGTGGCCATTTCCGATGTGGAGAACCTAGTTAGCTAA
- the LOC108127466 gene encoding dehydrogenase/reductase SDR family protein 7-like yields the protein MKVQDLDKCAPSSDWNVLYWVLGTILMPVALPLALINIWQRFRAQKYRNQLPGKVVLITGASSGLGESLAHVFYRAGCKVILAARRTQELERVKKDLLALDVDPAYPPTVLTLDLAELNSIPEFVTRVLSVYNQVDILINNGGISVRADVASTAVDVDLKVMVVNYFGSVALTKALLPSMVKRGSGHICFISSVQGKFAIPQRAAYSASKHALQAFADSLRAEVANKNINVSCVSPGYIRTQLSLNALTGSGSSYGKMDETTAKGMSPEKLAERILQCILRKEPDIIVSDVQAKIAYYLRHLCPTLYFWIMSKRALKLERAEKKSD from the exons ATGAAAGTGCAAGATCTGGATAAATGTGCTCCCAGCAGTGACTGGAATGTGCTCTACTGGGTGTTGGGGACCATCCTGATGCCAGTGGCTCTTCCCTTGGCACTGATCAATATATGGCAGCGATTCCGGGCCCAGAAATACCGTAATCAATTGCCCGGCAAG GTGGTGCTTATTACTGGCGCTAGTTCCGGACTAGGTGAATCTTTGGCCCATGTCTTCTACCGAGCTGGATGCAAGGTGATTTTGGCAGCACGCCGCACTCAGGAATTGGAGCGGGTTAAAAAGGACCTCTTGGCATTAGATGTG GATCCCGCTTATCCACCCACTGTGCTGACACTCGATCTTGCTGAACTTAATTCCATTCCAGAGTTTGTCACTCGGGTATTGTCTGTTTATAACCAAGTAGACATTCTTATAAACAACGGTGGAATCAGTGTCCGAGCAGATGTTGCCTCCACCGCCGTGGATGTGGATCTTAAAGTGATGGTGGTCAACTATTTTGGGAGTGTTGCCCTAACCAAAG CCCTCCTTCCTTCGATGGTAAAACGTGGAAGTGGTCACATCTGCTTTATTAGTTCGGTCCAGGGAAAATTCGCCATTCCCCAGAGAGCTGCTTATTCCGCCTCGAAGCATGCCCTGCAAGCTTTTGCCGATTCCCTCCGTGCCGAGGTGGCCAACAAGAATATAAACGTGTCTTGTGTTAGCCCTGGCTATATACGCACCCAGCTTTCATTGAATGCTCTTACAGGCTCTGGCAGCAGTTATGGAA AAATGGATGAAACCACAGCTAAGGGAATGTCGCCAGAAAAACTGGCGGAACGGATTCTGCAATGCATTCTCCGCAAGGAGCCGGACATCATTGTAAGCGATGTTCAAGCAAAGATTGCTTATTACCTGCGACACCTGTGCCCCACCTTGTACTTTTGGATAATGTCCAAAAGAGCATTAAAACTTGAGAGGGCTGAAAAGAAATCCGATTAG
- the LOC108127417 gene encoding uncharacterized protein: MQKVSNENLQFSSNAQSSMKIFLLIVSFCIFGLVLGDVVTKPTFIRSRYSLRWGKTTTVTPEPTAAPAMELPRTTADPLPKLATSTASADYDYYGNVESENMVHK; the protein is encoded by the exons ATGCAGAAGGTTTCGAATGAAAATTTGCAGTTTTCATCCAATGCGCAAAGCAGTATGAAGATATTCCTGTTGATCGTATCCTTTTGCATCTTTGGCTTGG TTTTGGGCGATGTGGTCACCAAGCCCACTTTCATTCGCAGTCGCTATAGCCTGCGTTGGGGCAAGACCACCACAGTGACTCCAGAGCCAACAGCTGCACCAGCAATGGAGCTTCCCCGCACCACTGCAGATCCACTGCCCAAACTGGCAACCTCAACCGCCAGTGCGGACTACGATTACTACGGCAATGTTGAAAGCGAAAATATGGTGCACAAGTGA
- the Naa40 gene encoding N-alpha-acetyltransferase 40, with translation MAQKDELSQGAKQKFVEAAARAKNPLEALSYQRYKAPSGEEFKLFCRTKSDADPKMLKWAFKLAEINVGPFYKQLKMGWQPKIKTAELNKNWARYLVAQNDKKENVAYSMFRFDMDHGDCVLYCYEMHVAAAYQRKGLGKFIMKTLEDCARHWHLEKVMLTVLNNNETSISFYKQLGYGKDEISPDVLEEADYQIFSKSMLS, from the exons ATGGCACAAAAAGACGAGCTTAGTCAAGGAGCCAAGCAGAAATTTGTGGAGGCAGCTGCGCGGGCAAAGAATCCCCTCGAAGCTCTCTCCTACCAAAGATACAAGGCGCCTTCTGGGGAAGAGTTCAAACTGTTCTGCCGGACGAAGAGTGATGCGGATCCAAAGATGCTAAAATGGGCCTTCAAGTTGGCCGAAATCAATGTGGGGCCCTTTTACAAACAGCTAAAGATGGGGTGGCAGCCAAAGATCAAGACAGCAGAGCTGAACAAAAATTGGGCCCGCTATCTGGTTGCTCAAAACgacaaaaaggaaaatgtaGCCTACTCCATGTTTCGTTTTGATATGGATCATGGAGACTGTGTCCTGTATTG CTACGAAATGCATGTGGCAGCGGCATACCAAAGGAAGGGCCTGGGAAAGTTCATCATGAAAACGCTTGAGGACTGCGCCCGCCACTGGCATTTGGAGAAGGTAATGCTCACAGTCCTCAACAACAACGAGACTTCCATATCCTTTTACAAGCAACTTGGCTATGGCAAGGACGAAATCTCCCCAGACGTCTTGGAGGAAGCTGACTATCAAATCTTTAGCAAATCCATGCTAAGTTGA
- the LOC108127490 gene encoding uncharacterized protein → MFRKSKPKVDPPPVAPSLEEMLEDLETFEINKPTVGSTSDNVDLEHALMTEPENLSIQTWWRVFDEYDRKVKKMAETEENLESQRNQLKDCYDKLEANANKLKENIKKQQSLIKVALKNA, encoded by the coding sequence ATGTTCAGaaaatcaaagccaaaagTAGATCCTCCACCCGTGGCCCCTAGTTTAGAGGAGATGTTGGAGGACTTGGAAACATTCGAAATCAATAAACCAACTGTAGGCAGCACCAGTGACAACGTGGACTTGGAGCACGCTCTCATGACGGAGCCTGAGAATTTAAGCATCCAGACATGGTGGCGGGTTTTTGACGAATATGATCGAAAGGTTAAGAAAATGGCCGAGACGGAGGAGAACCTGGAGTCGCAAAGAAATCAGCTCAAGGACTGCTACGACAAGCTAGAggcaaatgcaaataaattgaaagAAAACATCAAGAAGCAACAGTCACTAATTAAAGTAGCGCTCAAAAACGCTtaa
- the Obp99d gene encoding uncharacterized protein Obp99d has product MTGLKLQTFCWSFLLLVSIAGVQAAATWSLPTPENVYEDLETCRQDAQEDDPSILRCLVEKLGLWTDAAGYDPKRIAKIFASHNQEEEVMLVVHYCNSKERRIRDPSNWAFEAYKCATAGQFGRWVKDYMKEKRKN; this is encoded by the coding sequence ATGACTGGACTGAAGCTACAAACATTTTGCTGGAGCTTTCTGCTTCTGGTTTCAATCGCCGGAGTACAGGCCGCTGCGACTTGGTCCCTGCCCACACCTGAGAATGTTTACGAGGATCTGGAAACTTGCCGCCAAGATGCCCAGGAAGACGATCCATCCATCTTACGATGTCTGGTTGAAAAACTAGGACTCTGGACGGACGCGGCGGGCTACGACCCCAAACGGATAGCCAAGATATTTGCTAGCCACAACCAAGAGGAGGAAGTAATGCTGGTGGTCCACTACTGCAATTCCAAGGAGAGGAGGATAAGAGATCCCAGTAATTGGGCGTTTGAGGCCTACAAATGCGCCACGGCCGGACAGTTTGGTCGTTGGGTTAAGGACTACATGAaggagaaaagaaaaaactaa
- the Obp99b gene encoding general odorant-binding protein 99b — protein MKVLIVFLLGTAHVLADEHGHEGNYVVKSHDDLESYRNACHEKIRATEDIWAKYKNIDDALVHCYLACVLEKFGVYDREHGFDVHKLHMQLAGPGVQVDHSGEMHQKIVQCIESHKEGDFCTKAYNAGTCFMNANFKLVPV, from the coding sequence ATGAAAGTTCTTATTGTTTTCCTACTGGGTACGGCTCATGTCCTGGCCGACGAACATGGCCACGAAGGGAACTACGTGGTTAAGAGCCACGATGATCTGGAATCCTATCGGAACGCTTGCCACGAGAAGATCCGCGCAACGGAGGACATATGGGCGAAGTACAAGAATATTGACGATGCGCTGGTCCACTGCTACTTGGCCTGTGTCTTGGAGAAGTTTGGTGTCTACGACCGCGAGCACGGCTTCGATGTGCACAAGTTGCATATGCAGCTAGCGGGACCCGGCGTCCAAGTGGATCATTCGGGTGAAATGCACCAGAAGATCGTCCAGTGCATCGAGTCCCACAAGGAGGGCGACTTCTGTACCAAGGCCTACAACGCCGGCACTTGCTTTATGAACGCCAATTTTAAACTAGTCCCAGTATAG